A DNA window from Amycolatopsis sp. DSM 110486 contains the following coding sequences:
- a CDS encoding M24 family metallopeptidase, translated as MTRELFTEEELVAFKAAQRLAFDATVAIEAELHEGITEQQAAGKLERWLRARGVSHFFHYGFVWFGDRTRFLDFPPLPRRVRDLFEAKPVRGSGHYRPSGRRLTQGDAVILDIGPIYRRGAADIGYSCTLGEPTEEFHETRMALAAFRPMILEMVRNGDAQARIDKAVDEYTQDHGYVNIHSMYPGSAIAHRVGRVPGLRLPTFNVKGFSPQTVSYLAGDVVGSALRLDVRAAPFWKPKSDRPCEPGLWAFEPHIGRGDVGAKWGEVLVVTEDTAYWLDDDLPHVRYWADHDVVQDAS; from the coding sequence TTGACCCGCGAACTGTTTACCGAAGAAGAACTCGTTGCGTTCAAGGCGGCTCAACGTCTCGCCTTCGACGCGACGGTCGCGATCGAAGCCGAATTGCACGAAGGGATCACCGAGCAGCAGGCGGCCGGGAAGCTCGAGCGCTGGCTTCGTGCGCGTGGCGTTTCCCACTTCTTCCACTACGGCTTCGTCTGGTTCGGCGACCGTACTCGGTTCCTGGACTTTCCGCCGCTTCCCCGTCGGGTGCGAGACCTCTTCGAGGCCAAACCGGTTCGTGGCAGTGGACATTATCGGCCGAGCGGTCGCCGGTTGACTCAGGGCGATGCGGTCATTCTCGATATCGGCCCCATCTATCGGCGTGGAGCCGCCGATATCGGGTACTCTTGCACACTCGGCGAGCCGACGGAAGAATTCCACGAAACCCGAATGGCACTCGCCGCCTTTCGTCCGATGATTCTGGAGATGGTGCGCAATGGCGATGCCCAGGCCAGGATCGACAAAGCGGTGGACGAGTACACCCAAGATCACGGTTATGTGAACATCCACTCGATGTACCCCGGGTCCGCGATCGCGCACCGCGTCGGCCGAGTGCCCGGTCTGCGGTTGCCGACGTTCAATGTGAAGGGTTTCAGCCCGCAGACGGTCAGCTATCTGGCGGGCGACGTCGTCGGATCGGCTCTACGCCTGGACGTTCGCGCCGCGCCCTTCTGGAAACCGAAGTCCGACCGGCCGTGTGAGCCGGGTTTGTGGGCGTTCGAGCCGCACATCGGCCGCGGCGACGTCGGCGCGAAATGGGGCGAGGTTCTCGTGGTGACCGAGGACACCGCGTACTGGCTCGACGACGACCTGCCGCACGTTCGCTATTGGGCTGATCACGATGTTGTCCAGGACGCTTCCTGA